CGCCAGCTCGAGCTCCATGCGGCCGGCCTCGATCTTGGTCAGGTCGAGGATGTCGTTGATCAGCTGCAGCAGGTGATGGCCCGAGGCGTGGATGTCGTGCAGGTACTCGAGCTGGCGCTGGTTGAGCTCGCCGAACATCTGCTCGGCCAGCACCTCCGAGAAACCGATGATCGCGTTCAGCGGCGTGTCACCACGATCGAGCCGATCGCCCGCTCGGCGTGGATCAGCGGCGCCACCATCACCGCAAAGTTGCCGGTCTGCTCGGCCAGCGTGCGCAGGTAGGCCGGCGCGGCGGGGTCGGCCAGCACGTCGGCCAGCTCGACCGGGCGGTGCGCGCGGATCGCCACCGCGCTGAGCGTGTCGCCGAGCGGCTTGGGGTAGCTGGCCAGCACGCGCGCCCGGTCGGGGCCGCGGAAAGCGCCCACCCGCAGCTGGCCCTCGTCGTCGACCAGGAAGATGCCGGGCTGGTCGCTGCCGAACAGGCGCTCGCAGTGATCGAGGATCTTCTCGAACACCGGTTGCGGATCGGCCACCGAGCGGCTGATGGCCTGCAGCACCTCGGTGGTGGCGGTGCGCTGCTCCAGGGCCTCGCGGGTCTCGGTGAACAGGCGCGCGTTCTGGATCGCGATCGCGGCCTGATCGGCAAAGGTCTGCAGCAGTTCCCGCTCCTTGGGCCTGAATGGCACGAGGGTGTAGCGGACCACGCCGATGCTGCCGATCGGGCGCCCTTCCCATCGCATCGGCGCGACCATCAGCGAGAAAGGGTAGCCCGCGCTGAGGGCGAATTCGCGGGTTTGTGGCGGCGTGTCGGGCCCGTTCAGCGTGTCGCTGAACTCGACCACCCGGCCTGCGTCGAGTGCCGCCTCGGTGGCCGATCCACGCAGCGGATGCGGGTAGCCGGCGCGCACCCGCCGGTCGCGCGCTGCGCGCACTTCTGCGGTGGCGTTGTCGGTGACACGCATGCGGAAATCGGCCAGCACGATCCGGTCGCCGTCCACCAGGTCCAGCAGCGACGCCACGGTGTCGGGAATCAACTGCTCGCAGCTTTCCAGGATCTTGGCGAACACCGGCCCCGCGTCCGCCACGGACCGCCCGATCACCTGCAGCACCTCGGCCGTGGCGGTCTGCCGCGCCAGCGCCTCGGCCAACTCGGCCGTGTGTTCCCTGACCTTGCGTTCGAGGCCTTCGTACGATCCCTTCAGCTCGCCGGCCATGCGGTTGAATTCGCCGGCGAGGTCTTCCAGCTCGTCATGGGTCGCCACGGTCAGCCGGTGGTCGAGGTCGCCTGCGGCCAAGCGCGCTGCGCCGTCCTGCAGCTGCCGGATGGGCCGCACCAGCGTGCGCGCCAGCCAGGCGCTGGCCATCATCGAAATCACCAGCCCTGCTGCCAGCAGCAGGCCCAGGCGCTGCAGGCTGGCATAGACCGGCGCCAGCGTCTGCGAGCGCGGCGACTCGACGAACACCCGCCAGCCCAGCGGCTCCAGCCGCGCATAGGCCGACAGCACCGGCTGGCCGGCCAGGTCCTGCGCGTCTTCGACCGCCACGCCGCCCGCGGCGTCGGCCACGTGTGCAGGGCCGGGCGGGCGGTCGATCGCGTCCGCCGCCAAGCTGGCCGCCACCTGCGGCAGCGCGCGCAGGTTGGTCTGCTTGAGCACCAGGCTGATGTCCGGGTGGGCGATCAGCGCGCCACTCTGGTCGACCGCATAGGCCAGTCCGCCGCCGTCGGGGTGGCCGGGGCGGATGCGCGCCACCACGTCCCAGACGAACTTCAGGTTGACCTCCACCACCGTCACGCCGCCACTGCGGCCCGGCCCGGCGCGGCGGGCGATCGTCATGTAGGGCTCGGTCTGCTTGCGAAACGACACCGGCCCGCGCCACACGCGCCCGGCCGCCGGCTCGGTGAACAGCGGCTCGGCCGAGCGGTCGAGCCCCTGGTCCTGCGTGTCCAGCGCCAGGCGCGACACCCGCAGCTGCTCGCGGCCCTGCGCGTCGAGCCACGCCACTTCGGTGATCGCCGGCACCTGGCGCAGCAGCTTGAGGGAGTCGATGCGGCGCGCCTCCAGCGGATCGGCGCCGGCGTTCATGCCCGACAGCGCGGTCCAGCCGATCTGCTGCTCGATGCCGGCGATGTATTGCTCGATGCGCGCCGCCGCGCCCTGCGCCTGCTCGAACTGCAGCGCCACCAGGTGGTCGCGGCTCTCGCGGTACGAGAACGTCAGGCTCAGCACCGCACTCGCCAGCAGCAGGGTGCCGACCAGCGCGTTGATGAGCAGCGCGTACTGGCGGAACAGGCGCCCGCGCGACGGCTTGTGCGGTGGCACTTCAGGCACGGCGCGCCTCGCTGACCGGGGGGCCTGGATGCGCCGTCATTCGATCACCGCATCGGCGCGCAGCAGCAACCCCTGCGGCACCGTGAGCCCGAGCGCGCGGGCGGTCTTCAGGTTGATCACCCGCACGAAGCGCGTGGGCTGCTCCACCGGCAGGTCACCCGGCGCCGCGCCCTGGTCGCTGGTGTCGTCGAGCACAGCCAGCCGCGTCAGGCCGGTCTCGACCGCGCCGTGTGCGGCCCAGGCGACGATCGGGATGCTGCGCGTGGCGTTCTTGGCGGCAAACGCGGCCGGGCTCGTCACGGCATAGATCACATCGACCTTCAGCTTGGCCAGCGCCAGGCGCGCCGAACTCACGTTCAACAAGGGCGGATTGAGCGCCAGGTAGCCGATGCGCACCACGCGCTCGGGCGGATCGGCGGCCGCTGCCGCGAACGGCAGCAGCAGCGATGCCAGCAGGACCAGGGCGGCGCCCAGGCGGTGTGCGGTGGCAAACGGCTTCATGGCGTTCCCTGCGTGGTGAGCCTGCATTGCAGCACCAAGCGCCGCCGCTGCCACGCGGGCAAACCGCGATTTCAGAAGCCTTGGGAAGTTTTCAGATCGCGCCGGCGCGCCGCGCAGGACGTTTAGGCGGCGGGCGCCCACAGTGCAGGCATCGACCTCGCACTTCGGTGCCCTTGCAGTCAGGAGCCCGCCATGAAGACCGCCCGCCGTTTGATCTCCGCCGCCGCTTGCATCGCCACCGCCGTGCTGTTGGCCGCGTCACCCGCGCTCTCGCAGGCCGAGGTGGTGGCCAAGGTGGTGGCCGACTACACCGTGTTCGTCGACCCGCCTACCGGCTTCGTCTTCGTCAAGCTGCCGGCGGGCTGGAAGTTCGTCGGCAAGGTCGAGGCGGCCGAACTGGCCCGGCTGCCCGGCAGCGTGGTGACGGCGCTGCTGACCGGTGAGCACGATGACGATCTGCCCGTGCGCACCGCCGGCGAGCCGCCGCGTCCGGCGCCGGGGCGCTGAACATCGGCCGCGGGTTCGCACGCCCTGTCGAGCCGGATCGTGGGGGCCGCATGATGAACCGCTCGCCATCGCACATCGCCCGCCGGGCTGCGTTGGCGGTCCTGCTGGGCTGGGCCGGCGCGGCCCATGCGGCGCCAGTCGGCGATGACGCCGACTGGCCGGGCGACGTTCGGCGTGGCTGGGCGGCGCTGCGGGCCTTCGATTGCGCCCGCTGCCACGGCCGCGATCACCGCGGCTGGTCGGCGCCGGACCTGGTGGCCGCGGTGCGGGACGGCAGCCGCGAGCGCTTCATGCACAGCGTGCGCGAAGGCGAGATCACGCGCGGCATGCCGGGCTACCGGTCGCAGGACGCCGTGGTGGCCGAACTCGACGCGATGTACGCCTACCTGCGCGCCCGCGCCGAGGGCGTCATCGCCGCGGGCCGGCCGCCATCGGCGCGGACGCCGGAGACCGGTGCGCCACGCTGACCGGTTCGGCGAACGGCATGCGTGTGCGCGGTCACCGGGGTCCCTTCGGGCCGCGCACGCCGGCGATCGCCCTCGAGCCAGCCCGCTGGCCCGGCGGCTCAGCTGCCCGGCACGTCGATCACCCGCATCGGCTCGAACGCCGCCTGCTCGCCCTTGCCCGCATAACCCAGCGGGTTGGCGATCACCCGACATTGGCCCGTGCGGCCATCGGTTCGTGCCCCCTCGGCGACGTAATCGACCCGGCAATGCAGATGACCGTGCAGCCAGAGGTCGGCCAGCGGCAGCAGATCGTCGAGCGCGTTGCAGAAACCCGCCGTGCCCGGCACCAGGCCGTAGCGCGGATCGGCGCTGCGCAGGCTGGGGGCGAAATGCGTCACCACCACGGTCGGGCCGTCATGCGGCTCGGCCAGCGCGGCGCGCAGCCAGGCCTGGTCCTGCAGGCCGAGTTCGCGCAGTTCAGCAGCCAGCATCAGTGAGCCGTCGGCCGCCAGCGTGGTGTTCTTGCGCAGATAGAAATTGGCCGCGCGCAGGGCCTTGTCACGCTCCTGCATCTGCCAGGTCAGCAGGCTGTCTGCGCCTTCGTTGCGCGCGGCGGTGGCCTGCCGCGCAGCGCGCCTGACCGTCTTGCGATGCGGCGTGCCGGTCAGCAGGCCGCCGCCCTGGCCGGCCGCCTTGAGCTGCAGCGCGGTGTCGGACGCCAGCGCGTCGAAGTCGGTCCACAGCGTGCAGCCGATGAAACGCACGCCGTCGATCACGTGGCTGGCGCGGTCGAGCCAGATGATGCCGAGCGCGTCGCACAGCGCACGCAGGCGCTCGCGCGTTTGCGCGTAGGGCAGCGTGTCGTATTCGTGGTTGCCGGGCACGTAGATGACGGTCGACCACGGCGCCCCCGGCCGCTTGGGCGAAAACGCGCCGAGGCCGAAATCGCCGTCCTGCAGCAGCCACGAACCCGGCACGTGCGAGCCGACATCGCCGGCCAGCACGAGCAGGTCGGCGCCCGGCGCGGCCTGGGCGGCGAAGCCCGGGTTGTTGTCGAGGTGCAGGTCTGACAGCAGCTGCAGGCGCAGCCGCGGCGGTGTTGTGGCCATCAGCACGCCGCCGCGCATTGCGCCGCCAGCTCGTACGAACGCAGCCGCGCCGCGTGATCGTGGATGGCACCGGCCACGATCAGCTCGTCGGCGCCGGTGCGCGCCAGCAGCGCGCGCAGGCCTTGCGTGACGCTCGATGGCGAGCCGACCACCGACACCGCCAGCATGCGCTCCACCTGGCGCCGCTCGGCCTCGTTCCACAGGCCGTCCATGCTCGCCACCGGCGGCGGCAAGGGGCCGCGGCGGCCGCGCACCATGCCGAGGAAACGCTGCTGGATCGAGGTGTAGAGGCGGGCGGCTTCTTCGTCGGTATCGGCGGCGACCACGTTCATGCCGACCATCGCATGCGGCTTGGGCCACTCGGCGCTGGGCCGGTAGCTGCTGCGGTAGACCTCGAGCGCCTGCATCAGCATGTCGGGCGCGAAGTGCGAGGCAAACGCGAACGGCAGGCCCAGCCAGGCGGCCAGCTGCGCGCTGTAGAGGCTCGAGCCGAGCAGCCAGATCGGCACCTGCGTGCCGGTGCCGGGGATGGCGCGCACCGCGTGGCCCGGCTCGCCGGGCTCGGGCTTGGCGAGGTAGCGCTGCAGCTCCATCACGTCCTGCGGGAAACCTTCTTCGTCGCCCGCCTGCAGGTGGCGGCGCAGCGCGCGGGCGGTGGCCTGGTCGGTGCCGGGCGCGCGGCCCAGGCCGAGGTCGATGCGGCCCGGATACAGCGTGGCCAGCGTGCCGAACTGCTCGGCCACCACCAGCGGCGCGTGGTTGGGCAGCATGATGCCGCCCGAGCCGACGCGGATGGTGTGCGTGCCGCCGGCGATGTGGCCCACCAGCACGGCGGTGGCCGAGCAGGCCAGGCCGTCCATGTTGTGGTGTTCGGCCAGCCAGTAGCGCCGGTAGCCCCAGCGTTCGGCGTGCTGCGCCAGGTCGAGCGCGCATGTCAGCGCAGTGGCCGCATCGCTGCCTTCGGCGATGGGGGCGAGGTCGAGGACGGACAGCGAGGTCATCGGCCGATGATGCCTGCGCGTCGCCGCCTCGTCAGGCCGGCGCCGCAAGGCCTCACGGCGTCATTTCCAGAGCTCGACCGGCTGGCCGCGTGCGCGCAGCCGGTCGGCCTTGTCGCGCAGGTAGCGCTGGAACTCCGGCTCGCGCCGGTAGCCGCCGTCGGCCACGTATTCGAAGGCGCTGGCGAGGTGGAAGGGGCGGGTGTAGCCGTCGAGCCGGAAGACCTCGGCGCCGCCCGCATCGAAGAACACCAGCGTGGGCGTGAAGCTCACGCCCAGCTCGCGCGCCCAGGCGTCGGCACGTTGGCGGCGATCGGCGGGCGTGACGATCTCGGCGCCGTCGGACAGGGCCAGCCGTGCGACGTCGAAGCGCGCCAGCTGCGTGCGCACCTCGGGCCGCTTGAAGCCCTGGTCGTGCATCTCGTCGCAGGCCCGGCAGTGGCGGGTCTCGAACAGCACCGCCAGCGGCCGGGCGCCGGTGCGGCGGCGCAGGTCGAGCGGCGCCGGCATGAAGAAGGCCTCGTCGGTGAGCTGCGGCCGGGCCGGCGCGGCCGGCGAGCGGGCCAGGAACTGCGCCAGGGTTTCGCGCTGGTCGTGCCCGCCGATCAGGTAGTCGAGCACCGCGCTGAAACGCTGCGGCGGCTGGTAGCCGTTGAGGCGCAGGCGCACCTGGCCGCGGGCATCGAGGAACAGCAGCGTCGGCGTGAACTGCACCTTGAGCTCGCGCGCCAGCGCCTTCTCGCTGAGCGTGCGGCCGTCGGTCCAGCTCAGCTCGCGGTCGCCCCACAGGTTGAGCGCGATCGCCACGAAATGCACGCGGGTCTTGTCGGCGATGGGCTTTTGGCTGAAGTTGGTCTGCATCAGCTCGCGGCAGTAGGGGCAGCCGTCCTGGCCGACGTAGACCATCAGCTGCTTGCCGGCCTGGCCGGCGCTGGCGAGTTCTTCCTTGAAGTCGAGGAAACCTTCGGTGAACCAGGGCGGGATGTCGATCGCCAGCGGCACGGCGTGTGCGGCGTCGGCCGGTTTGGCGTCGGCGGCCCGGGCGGGTGCGCCGAGCAGCGTGGCAGCGAGGCAGAGCAGGCCGCACAGCAGCCGGATCGGCAGGTGTTTCATCGTCGGCTCCCAGTCGATGGCGGGATGGGCGAACCTGATCGTAGGCCGGTGGCCCGGGCCTGCGCTCAGTAGTGCGGTGGCAGCTCGTCGCGCAGGCTGCGCACGGTGGCGCCTTCGCCCGATTGCTGCTGCAGTTGAAGCAGCTCGCGCGTCAGCAGGTCGATCTGGCGCTGCTGGCGCACGACGATCTGGTTGAGGTGCTCCACCAGGTCTTCGGTGAAGCTGGCCTTGACCTCCAGGTCGGTCAGGCGGGTCTCGATGTCTTGCGGATTCGTGATGGCGTTCATGGCCGTATTGGACGCGAATCGGCGCCCGTGCGGGTCCGCGTCACGGCTCACGGCCGCACGGCGGGCGCTTCGACCGGCAGGCCGCGGCTGCGCCAGGCGAGGTACAGCTCCAGCTCGACCAGCGCCGGCGCGCCCCAGTCCGGCACCTGCGCGCGCACGCCGGTCAGGCAGTTGCGCAGCCGGCGCTGCAGCGAGCCGATGCCCTGCCATTCGAGCCGGTAGGTCGGGTAGCCGTTGACGTGGCCCTGCGGGATCCGGCTGCCGCCCAGGCGCAGGCCGGCGCGCTGGTCGTGGCACTGCGCGCACGACAGGTCGATCTGGCCGATGCGCTGCCGGTACAGCGCCTCGCCGCGGTCGCGAAACGGCGCCAGCCGCGGGTCGTCGGCACTGGCCAGCGGCAGGCCGCGCGAGGCGTGGGCGAGCGCACTTTCGAGCGCCAGCAAGGGCTGGCTTTCGGCCGCCAGCGTGGGCGCCTGCTGATGCCGCTGGCGGCACAGGTTGATGCGCTGCGCCAGGTCGACCGGGCGGCCCAGCAGCGTGTCGAAAGCGGGGTAACGCGCCGCCACGCCGCGCATCGACGTGGCCCGCTCGCCGTGGCAGCTGGCGCAGGACTTGGCCGCCTCGCCCACCGGCTGCGACCACAGCGCCTCACCGTCCTGCACCCACAGCAGGCCGGGGTTGAGCGTGTCGTCACGCTGCATCGCCTGGGTCTGCGCGCCCATGTCGTCGAAGCCGGAGCGGCGCGGGTCGGTCACCGATTGCGCCATCGCAGTGGCCGCTGCGAGCCAGGCGAACGAGAGCGCGAACGCAGCGGTAACGCGCATCGGCTTCATGTGACGGTGATGCGCACGTTCTCGGTCTGCGCGAAGCCCTCGTCACCCTCCCAGCGCAGGCTCAGCGTGCCGCTGTCGGTCGCCACGGTGGTGAAGGCGATGTAGGGGTTGGCGGCGATGGCCGCGTGCAGCTCGGCGCTGAAGACGCGCTCGCCGTTGTAGTCGCAGCTGAAGCGGCGGATCAGGTTGCGCGGCAGCAGCGTGCCGTCGGGGCCGGGGCGGTAGCCGGTTTCCATCGGGTGCGCGATCAGGGTGCGGATCTCGATGACCTCGCCGCGCCGGGCTGTCGGGGGTGCGGTGATGAGCGTGCGTGCCATTGCTGGAGATCTCGTCGAGCCCGGGCCTATTCGATGCACGCGGCCAGCGTGACGATCACGTCGACCCGCTGCAGCCAGCAGCTGCCGTCGTTCATGCGCGCCACCGCCACCAGCTGCTGCGAGGTGGCGAGCCGGATGCGGGTGGACACCGTGGCGCGGCCGGCACGCGGGCCGAGCTCGAAGCGCGCGACGTCGCGCTGCGGGTTGCGCTCGTTGAACAGCGCGATGCCGGTGACGTGGTCGGCCGCCGTCATCGGGCTGTCGACGCTGACCGTCACCGGCACCACGTTGCCGTTGTCGACCAGCGTCGCCACGTCGAGCCGCACCCGGCCCTCGCGCACCACCGCGCCGGCCGCGTAGGTGGTGATGGCGGCGG
This portion of the Leptothrix cholodnii SP-6 genome encodes:
- a CDS encoding GAF domain-containing protein, with the protein product MPEVPPHKPSRGRLFRQYALLINALVGTLLLASAVLSLTFSYRESRDHLVALQFEQAQGAAARIEQYIAGIEQQIGWTALSGMNAGADPLEARRIDSLKLLRQVPAITEVAWLDAQGREQLRVSRLALDTQDQGLDRSAEPLFTEPAAGRVWRGPVSFRKQTEPYMTIARRAGPGRSGGVTVVEVNLKFVWDVVARIRPGHPDGGGLAYAVDQSGALIAHPDISLVLKQTNLRALPQVAASLAADAIDRPPGPAHVADAAGGVAVEDAQDLAGQPVLSAYARLEPLGWRVFVESPRSQTLAPVYASLQRLGLLLAAGLVISMMASAWLARTLVRPIRQLQDGAARLAAGDLDHRLTVATHDELEDLAGEFNRMAGELKGSYEGLERKVREHTAELAEALARQTATAEVLQVIGRSVADAGPVFAKILESCEQLIPDTVASLLDLVDGDRIVLADFRMRVTDNATAEVRAARDRRVRAGYPHPLRGSATEAALDAGRVVEFSDTLNGPDTPPQTREFALSAGYPFSLMVAPMRWEGRPIGSIGVVRYTLVPFRPKERELLQTFADQAAIAIQNARLFTETREALEQRTATTEVLQAISRSVADPQPVFEKILDHCERLFGSDQPGIFLVDDEGQLRVGAFRGPDRARVLASYPKPLGDTLSAVAIRAHRPVELADVLADPAAPAYLRTLAEQTGNFAVMVAPLIHAERAIGSIVVTRR
- a CDS encoding c-type cytochrome; this encodes MNRSPSHIARRAALAVLLGWAGAAHAAPVGDDADWPGDVRRGWAALRAFDCARCHGRDHRGWSAPDLVAAVRDGSRERFMHSVREGEITRGMPGYRSQDAVVAELDAMYAYLRARAEGVIAAGRPPSARTPETGAPR
- a CDS encoding metallophosphoesterase, whose product is MATTPPRLRLQLLSDLHLDNNPGFAAQAAPGADLLVLAGDVGSHVPGSWLLQDGDFGLGAFSPKRPGAPWSTVIYVPGNHEYDTLPYAQTRERLRALCDALGIIWLDRASHVIDGVRFIGCTLWTDFDALASDTALQLKAAGQGGGLLTGTPHRKTVRRAARQATAARNEGADSLLTWQMQERDKALRAANFYLRKNTTLAADGSLMLAAELRELGLQDQAWLRAALAEPHDGPTVVVTHFAPSLRSADPRYGLVPGTAGFCNALDDLLPLADLWLHGHLHCRVDYVAEGARTDGRTGQCRVIANPLGYAGKGEQAAFEPMRVIDVPGS
- a CDS encoding LLM class flavin-dependent oxidoreductase, whose product is MTSLSVLDLAPIAEGSDAATALTCALDLAQHAERWGYRRYWLAEHHNMDGLACSATAVLVGHIAGGTHTIRVGSGGIMLPNHAPLVVAEQFGTLATLYPGRIDLGLGRAPGTDQATARALRRHLQAGDEEGFPQDVMELQRYLAKPEPGEPGHAVRAIPGTGTQVPIWLLGSSLYSAQLAAWLGLPFAFASHFAPDMLMQALEVYRSSYRPSAEWPKPHAMVGMNVVAADTDEEAARLYTSIQQRFLGMVRGRRGPLPPPVASMDGLWNEAERRQVERMLAVSVVGSPSSVTQGLRALLARTGADELIVAGAIHDHAARLRSYELAAQCAAAC
- a CDS encoding thioredoxin family protein, with the translated sequence MKHLPIRLLCGLLCLAATLLGAPARAADAKPADAAHAVPLAIDIPPWFTEGFLDFKEELASAGQAGKQLMVYVGQDGCPYCRELMQTNFSQKPIADKTRVHFVAIALNLWGDRELSWTDGRTLSEKALARELKVQFTPTLLFLDARGQVRLRLNGYQPPQRFSAVLDYLIGGHDQRETLAQFLARSPAAPARPQLTDEAFFMPAPLDLRRRTGARPLAVLFETRHCRACDEMHDQGFKRPEVRTQLARFDVARLALSDGAEIVTPADRRQRADAWARELGVSFTPTLVFFDAGGAEVFRLDGYTRPFHLASAFEYVADGGYRREPEFQRYLRDKADRLRARGQPVELWK
- a CDS encoding SlyX family protein — encoded protein: MNAITNPQDIETRLTDLEVKASFTEDLVEHLNQIVVRQQRQIDLLTRELLQLQQQSGEGATVRSLRDELPPHY
- the soxA gene encoding sulfur oxidation c-type cytochrome SoxA — its product is MRVTAAFALSFAWLAAATAMAQSVTDPRRSGFDDMGAQTQAMQRDDTLNPGLLWVQDGEALWSQPVGEAAKSCASCHGERATSMRGVAARYPAFDTLLGRPVDLAQRINLCRQRHQQAPTLAAESQPLLALESALAHASRGLPLASADDPRLAPFRDRGEALYRQRIGQIDLSCAQCHDQRAGLRLGGSRIPQGHVNGYPTYRLEWQGIGSLQRRLRNCLTGVRAQVPDWGAPALVELELYLAWRSRGLPVEAPAVRP
- the soxZ gene encoding thiosulfate oxidation carrier complex protein SoxZ, whose amino-acid sequence is MARTLITAPPTARRGEVIEIRTLIAHPMETGYRPGPDGTLLPRNLIRRFSCDYNGERVFSAELHAAIAANPYIAFTTVATDSGTLSLRWEGDEGFAQTENVRITVT
- a CDS encoding SoxY-related AACIE arm protein, with amino-acid sequence MKRPPPLDPLPRRDLLALGLTLGAGAVASVFVRPARAQALDLAAAITTYAAGAVVREGRVRLDVATLVDNGNVVPVTVSVDSPMTAADHVTGIALFNERNPQRDVARFELGPRAGRATVSTRIRLATSQQLVAVARMNDGSCWLQRVDVIVTLAACIE